In Xanthomonas sacchari, a genomic segment contains:
- the serS gene encoding serine--tRNA ligase → MLDPVLLRQQPADLAERLRISRGYALDVAALEALEADRKRIQVRTQELQSLRNSRSKAIGQAKAKGEDVTALMAEVAGFGDELKASEQRLDEIRAQLEALALEIPNLPQADVPVGKDEADNVELQRWGSPRSFDFEVKDHVELGARHGWLDSEAAAKLSGARFTVLRGPIARLHRALAQFMLDLHTGPHAYQETNVPVIVNADSLYGTGQLPKFEEDMFATALGEQKRYLISTSEISLTNLVRDEIVEAERLPLRMTAHSLCFRSEAGSGGRDTRGMIRQHQFEKVELVSVCRPEDSGAEHERMTRCAEVVLETLGLPYRKMLLCTGDMGFSASKTYDLEVWLPSQQTYREISSCSDCGDFQARRMHARWRNPATGKPELLHTLNGSGTAVGRAMIAVMENYQNADGSITVPDALRPYMGGAERIG, encoded by the coding sequence ATGCTCGATCCCGTCCTGCTTCGTCAACAGCCCGCCGACCTCGCCGAGCGTCTGCGCATCAGTCGCGGCTATGCGCTGGACGTGGCCGCCCTGGAGGCCCTGGAGGCCGACCGCAAGCGCATCCAGGTGCGGACCCAGGAGCTGCAGAGCCTGCGCAACAGCCGCTCCAAGGCGATCGGCCAGGCCAAGGCCAAGGGCGAGGACGTGACCGCGCTGATGGCCGAAGTGGCCGGCTTCGGCGACGAGCTGAAGGCCTCCGAGCAGCGCCTGGACGAGATCCGCGCGCAGTTGGAGGCGCTGGCGCTGGAGATTCCCAACCTGCCGCAGGCCGACGTGCCGGTCGGCAAGGACGAGGCCGACAACGTCGAACTGCAGCGCTGGGGCAGCCCGCGCAGCTTCGATTTCGAGGTCAAGGACCATGTCGAACTCGGCGCACGCCACGGCTGGCTGGACAGCGAGGCGGCGGCCAAGTTGTCGGGTGCGCGCTTCACCGTGCTGCGCGGGCCGATCGCACGCCTGCACCGCGCCCTGGCGCAGTTCATGCTGGACCTGCACACCGGCCCGCATGCCTACCAGGAAACCAACGTGCCGGTGATCGTCAACGCCGACAGCCTGTACGGCACCGGCCAGTTGCCCAAGTTCGAGGAAGACATGTTCGCCACCGCGCTGGGCGAACAGAAGCGCTACCTGATCTCCACCTCGGAGATCTCGCTGACCAACCTGGTGCGCGACGAGATCGTCGAGGCCGAGCGCCTGCCGTTGCGCATGACTGCGCACTCGCTTTGCTTCCGTTCCGAGGCCGGCAGCGGCGGCCGCGACACCCGCGGCATGATCCGCCAGCACCAGTTCGAGAAGGTGGAACTGGTCAGCGTGTGCCGCCCGGAGGACAGCGGCGCCGAACACGAGCGCATGACCCGCTGCGCCGAGGTGGTGCTGGAGACGCTGGGCCTGCCGTACCGCAAGATGCTGCTGTGCACCGGCGACATGGGTTTCTCCGCCAGCAAGACCTACGACCTGGAAGTGTGGCTGCCCTCGCAGCAGACCTATCGCGAGATCTCCTCCTGCTCCGACTGCGGCGACTTCCAGGCGCGGCGCATGCACGCGCGCTGGCGCAATCCGGCCACCGGCAAGCCCGAGCTGCTGCACACGCTCAACGGCTCCGGCACCGCGGTCGGCCGCGCCATGATCGCGGTGATGGAGAACTACCAGAACGCCGACGGCTCGATCACCGTGCCCGACGCGCTGCGCCCCTACATGGGCGGCGCCGAACGGATCGGCTGA
- a CDS encoding energy transducer TonB — MSTSPSSSKPGIVLHLPRRLLAIVGIAFAAGLLLFLVVWLVGRKDNDFYKPQPAQVQQDTEQVKPLPEPLPAGSAASSMPQAKPAPADDAPKLVETAPAPPPATEAPAPAAGSDAAGGTATALAPGDRPVPLEGQTPPPRYPPAALRRGDAGTVVVRVEVDASGAPAGVALVRRSGSRDLDRAAMETVRRWRFRPAQQNGHAVPASIEIPFDFKPGP, encoded by the coding sequence ATGTCCACGTCACCCTCGTCCTCCAAGCCCGGCATCGTGCTGCATTTGCCGCGGCGCCTGCTCGCGATCGTCGGCATCGCCTTCGCCGCCGGCCTGCTGCTGTTCCTGGTGGTGTGGCTGGTCGGACGCAAGGACAACGATTTCTACAAGCCGCAGCCAGCGCAGGTGCAGCAGGACACCGAACAGGTGAAGCCGCTGCCCGAACCGCTGCCGGCCGGCAGCGCCGCCAGCAGCATGCCGCAGGCCAAGCCCGCACCCGCCGACGACGCGCCGAAGCTGGTGGAGACCGCGCCGGCGCCGCCGCCGGCCACCGAGGCGCCGGCCCCGGCCGCGGGCAGCGACGCCGCCGGTGGCACGGCCACCGCGCTGGCGCCGGGCGACCGCCCGGTGCCGCTGGAAGGACAGACCCCGCCACCGCGCTACCCGCCGGCGGCGCTGCGCCGTGGCGATGCCGGCACCGTGGTGGTGCGGGTCGAGGTCGACGCCAGTGGCGCGCCCGCCGGCGTGGCCCTGGTCCGGCGCAGCGGCTCGCGCGACCTGGATCGCGCGGCGATGGAAACGGTGCGCCGCTGGCGGTTCCGCCCGGCGCAGCAGAACGGCCATGCGGTGCCGGCCAGCATCGAGATCCCGTTCGACTTCAAGCCGGGGCCGTAA
- a CDS encoding ABC transporter ATP-binding protein/permease, with amino-acid sequence MNVQRHRPRLRDLILPYWTSRESWRGWVLLATRLLLMFTSVYVAVWANQLSGQVVDALVKREWNDIWRSLGLSWIAGILAMLVSMVLLFAITELQQYEWRTAMTRWFVDAWTRQRTYYAIERDGGLDNADQRISQDIPRFIELTLQLFLNPIQVVVGAASFTVILWNLSGTLRFTLWGIDFAIPGYMVYLVYAYSAGSLLISHLTGRPLIYLFNRRQTVEANFRYRGMQLRENAEQIAFYDGGAQEKQRLDASFEDVRANWRDIIARNVKLILARETYSTIFSSHLLPTAAALPRYLSGAITMGDVTRAGGAFTAVSSSLAFFSQAYVTFTEWWALGNRLRDLLGAIQEVNAPSPGIHIGRATGDAIAAQNLALHKPDGEQLAAIPELRMRRGERWLVRGTSGVGKSTLLRAVAGIWPYGEGEIGHPQGGQLMFLPQRSYIPQGTLKAALCYPGQPEDFDDARVRQALHEVRLSALADRLYDSDRWQQKLSGGEQQRLAICRALLHRPDYLFLDEATSALDPDTEQALYQALLHALPNGTLISVAHRESLASYHDHVLDLTLRRCESGSQAGDGAEPSPTPA; translated from the coding sequence ATGAACGTGCAACGCCACCGTCCCCGTCTGCGCGACCTGATCCTGCCCTACTGGACGTCGCGCGAAAGCTGGCGCGGCTGGGTGCTTCTCGCGACACGGCTGTTGCTCATGTTCACCAGCGTCTACGTCGCCGTCTGGGCCAACCAGTTGTCGGGCCAGGTGGTGGATGCGCTGGTGAAGCGTGAGTGGAACGACATCTGGCGCAGCCTGGGCCTGTCATGGATCGCCGGCATCCTGGCGATGCTGGTCTCCATGGTGCTGCTGTTCGCGATCACGGAACTGCAGCAGTACGAGTGGCGCACCGCCATGACACGCTGGTTCGTCGACGCCTGGACCCGCCAGCGCACGTACTACGCCATCGAGCGGGATGGCGGCCTGGACAACGCGGACCAACGCATCTCGCAGGACATTCCGCGGTTCATCGAGCTGACGCTGCAGTTGTTCCTCAACCCCATCCAGGTGGTTGTCGGAGCCGCGTCCTTCACCGTCATCCTGTGGAACCTGTCCGGCACGCTGCGCTTCACGCTCTGGGGCATCGACTTCGCCATTCCCGGCTACATGGTCTATCTGGTCTATGCGTACTCGGCAGGTTCGCTGCTGATCTCGCATCTCACCGGCCGCCCGTTGATCTATCTGTTCAATCGCCGCCAGACCGTGGAAGCCAATTTCCGCTACCGCGGCATGCAACTGCGCGAGAACGCCGAGCAGATCGCCTTCTACGACGGCGGCGCGCAGGAAAAGCAGCGGCTGGATGCATCCTTCGAGGACGTAAGGGCCAACTGGCGGGACATCATCGCGCGCAACGTCAAACTGATCCTGGCGCGCGAAACCTACTCGACGATCTTCTCCTCCCACCTCCTGCCGACCGCGGCAGCGCTGCCGCGCTATCTCTCGGGCGCCATCACGATGGGCGACGTGACGCGCGCGGGCGGCGCCTTCACCGCCGTCAGCAGCAGCCTGGCCTTCTTCAGCCAGGCCTACGTCACCTTTACCGAATGGTGGGCCCTGGGCAACCGACTGCGCGATCTGCTGGGCGCCATCCAGGAGGTCAACGCGCCCTCCCCCGGCATCCACATCGGGCGTGCCACCGGCGATGCCATCGCAGCGCAGAACCTCGCCCTGCACAAGCCGGACGGAGAACAGTTGGCCGCCATCCCAGAACTGCGCATGCGCCGGGGCGAACGCTGGCTGGTGCGCGGCACCTCGGGGGTCGGCAAGAGCACCTTGCTGCGCGCCGTCGCCGGCATCTGGCCTTACGGTGAGGGCGAGATCGGCCACCCGCAGGGCGGACAGCTGATGTTCCTGCCCCAGCGCAGCTACATCCCGCAGGGCACGCTCAAGGCCGCGCTGTGCTATCCGGGGCAGCCCGAGGATTTCGACGACGCGCGCGTGCGCCAGGCGCTGCATGAAGTGCGCCTGTCAGCGCTGGCGGATCGGCTTTACGACAGCGACCGCTGGCAGCAGAAGCTTTCCGGCGGCGAGCAGCAGCGACTGGCGATCTGCCGTGCACTGCTGCACCGGCCCGACTATCTGTTCCTGGACGAGGCGACCAGCGCGCTGGATCCGGACACCGAACAAGCGCTGTACCAGGCCCTGCTGCACGCGTTGCCGAACGGCACGTTGATCAGCGTCGCGCACCGCGAATCGCTGGCCTCCTACCACGACCACGTGCTGGACCTCACGCTGCGCCGCTGCGAAAGCGGCAGCCAGGCCGGCGACGGCGCAGAACCCTCTCCGACGCCCGCCTGA
- a CDS encoding S9 family peptidase, which produces MTLRAYHGDPDLRRQAIDTLQSLEKAGRWEHRPLYWNGEVGSFIGSLLQGDDLDRWEADYGLPKWLALTIDSMVAANSTLGVSWGIHLMQGIAPGMAMDTAGSRSLLELLNGQTHGLNHLDAAAGLAEALEGVAALHAARLAGQDIDSASWRKARRAAVAQTDAQTPGSVAASVGTCIEAAAWDPMQSRSAVSDTLRGWMNARIAANMAVYPWGQAEDDDMKQVLETLHAEDVAGREPGDTNYTNVFTLLEQKHPEKAKRLRAYYRQQKSQYGKQWRQAALVMQNILHAADGDAPAALIPRKHLFANPARASMSISPDGQWLAWLADGDGVMNIWAAPSSNPREVRQITRDTRRGIQSFNWTYVPGMLLFSQDRDGDENFQVFGADLSDGSLRALTPSAAGVRTGVQSISRERREEIAIVSNARDARFFDVHVLNLRTGEMQCMEENTGFAGFVVDARYQAKLAVRNTRDGGSEWLRRDAAGVWQPWQVFSAEDGRSSAPSHFDVEGRTLYAYDSRGRDTAALVAIDWNSGAITVLAEDPRADIGGMITDVASYRPLAYGVTYERFKLHMLDDAIERDIETLDGYAGDGEWRLTSRTEDDQQWVVALSSDTRPSSTWLYDRKKQAMQHLLDLRPELTWVPLARMQPVVIPARDGLSLVSYLTVPAGSEGGDLRTTSPLPLVMLVHGGPWSRDGFGFNPMHQWLANRGYAVLSVNFRGSTGFGKRFVNAADGEWGRKMDEDLEDAVTWAIERGIADPKRLAIFGGSYGGYAVLSALTRYPSRYACGIDVVGPSNLETLLASIPTYWEADRIRQHRAMGDPATAEGLAQLRDRSPLHRAAQIRAPLLIAQGANDPRVKQAESEQMVAALRQSGIAVTYALYTDEGHGFVREANRMSFNALCEDFLARHLGGRAEAWSATDYPGHSLLLAQHTARHVA; this is translated from the coding sequence ATGACCCTGCGCGCATACCATGGCGACCCGGACCTGCGCCGGCAGGCGATCGACACGCTGCAATCCCTGGAAAAGGCCGGGCGATGGGAGCATCGCCCGCTGTACTGGAACGGCGAGGTCGGCAGCTTCATCGGCAGCCTGCTGCAAGGCGACGACCTGGACCGCTGGGAAGCCGATTACGGCCTGCCGAAGTGGCTCGCCCTCACGATCGATTCGATGGTCGCTGCCAATTCGACGCTCGGTGTGTCCTGGGGCATCCACCTGATGCAGGGCATTGCGCCTGGCATGGCGATGGACACCGCGGGTAGCCGCAGCCTCCTGGAGCTGCTCAACGGCCAAACCCACGGACTGAACCACCTGGACGCTGCCGCGGGCCTGGCCGAAGCGCTGGAAGGCGTGGCCGCGCTGCATGCGGCACGCCTGGCGGGCCAGGACATCGACAGCGCCAGCTGGCGCAAGGCACGCCGCGCGGCGGTCGCGCAAACCGATGCGCAGACGCCCGGGTCGGTGGCCGCATCCGTGGGAACGTGCATCGAAGCCGCGGCCTGGGACCCGATGCAGTCCCGCAGCGCCGTGTCGGACACGCTGCGCGGCTGGATGAACGCACGTATCGCCGCGAACATGGCCGTCTACCCCTGGGGCCAGGCAGAAGACGACGACATGAAGCAGGTGCTGGAAACCTTGCATGCGGAAGACGTGGCCGGCCGCGAGCCCGGGGACACCAACTACACCAATGTCTTCACTCTGCTGGAGCAAAAGCATCCCGAGAAAGCGAAGCGGCTGAGAGCCTACTACCGACAACAGAAGAGCCAGTACGGCAAACAGTGGCGCCAGGCGGCGCTGGTGATGCAGAACATCCTGCATGCGGCCGACGGCGACGCGCCCGCAGCGCTCATCCCCCGCAAGCACCTGTTCGCCAACCCGGCGCGGGCCTCCATGAGCATCAGCCCGGACGGGCAATGGCTGGCATGGCTGGCAGACGGCGATGGCGTGATGAACATCTGGGCCGCGCCCAGCAGCAACCCGCGCGAGGTCCGACAGATCACCCGGGACACGCGTCGCGGCATCCAGAGCTTCAATTGGACCTACGTTCCCGGCATGCTGCTGTTCTCGCAGGACCGCGATGGCGACGAGAACTTTCAGGTGTTCGGCGCCGACCTCTCGGACGGGAGCCTGCGCGCCTTGACGCCTTCGGCGGCCGGCGTCCGCACGGGCGTGCAAAGCATCAGCCGGGAGCGGCGCGAAGAAATCGCGATCGTCTCGAACGCGCGCGACGCACGCTTCTTCGATGTGCATGTGCTGAATCTCCGCACCGGAGAGATGCAGTGCATGGAAGAGAACACCGGCTTTGCCGGCTTCGTGGTGGATGCGCGCTACCAGGCGAAGCTGGCCGTGCGCAACACACGCGATGGCGGCAGCGAATGGCTGCGGCGCGATGCCGCCGGGGTGTGGCAGCCCTGGCAGGTGTTCTCGGCGGAAGACGGCCGCAGTTCGGCCCCCTCCCATTTCGACGTCGAGGGCCGCACGCTGTACGCCTACGACAGCCGCGGTCGCGACACCGCCGCACTGGTAGCGATCGATTGGAACAGCGGCGCCATCACCGTGCTGGCTGAAGACCCGCGCGCCGACATCGGCGGCATGATCACCGATGTGGCCAGCTACCGTCCCCTGGCCTACGGCGTGACCTACGAGCGCTTCAAGCTGCACATGCTGGACGACGCGATCGAGCGCGACATCGAAACCCTCGACGGCTATGCCGGTGATGGCGAATGGCGCCTGACCTCGCGCACCGAAGACGACCAGCAATGGGTCGTCGCCCTGTCGTCCGATACGCGACCGTCCTCCACATGGCTGTATGACCGCAAGAAGCAAGCCATGCAGCACCTGCTGGATCTGCGTCCCGAACTCACCTGGGTTCCGCTTGCGCGGATGCAGCCGGTGGTCATTCCGGCGCGCGACGGCCTTTCGCTGGTGTCCTACCTGACGGTGCCCGCAGGCTCCGAGGGGGGCGACCTGCGCACCACCTCGCCGTTGCCGCTGGTGATGCTGGTGCACGGCGGCCCCTGGTCGCGCGATGGCTTCGGCTTCAACCCCATGCACCAATGGCTGGCCAACCGCGGCTACGCGGTGCTGAGCGTCAACTTCCGCGGCTCGACCGGCTTCGGCAAGCGCTTCGTCAACGCCGCGGACGGCGAATGGGGCCGCAAGATGGACGAGGACCTGGAAGACGCCGTGACCTGGGCCATCGAGCGCGGCATCGCCGATCCCAAGCGTTTGGCCATCTTCGGCGGCAGCTACGGCGGCTACGCGGTGCTGTCGGCGCTCACCCGTTACCCGTCGCGCTACGCCTGCGGCATCGACGTGGTCGGGCCGTCCAACCTGGAAACGCTGTTGGCATCTATTCCGACCTACTGGGAGGCGGACCGCATCCGCCAGCACCGTGCGATGGGCGACCCGGCCACCGCGGAGGGACTGGCTCAACTGCGCGACCGCTCGCCCCTGCATCGCGCCGCGCAGATCCGCGCGCCGCTGCTCATTGCCCAGGGCGCGAACGACCCGCGCGTGAAGCAGGCGGAGTCCGAGCAGATGGTCGCCGCCCTGCGGCAGAGCGGTATCGCGGTGACCTATGCGCTCTACACGGACGAAGGCCATGGCTTCGTGCGGGAAGCCAACCGCATGTCGTTCAATGCGCTGTGCGAAGACTTCCTGGCCCGCCACCTGGGTGGCCGCGCCGAAGCGTGGTCGGCAACGGACTACCCAGGCCATTCGCTGCTGCTGGCGCAACATACCGCACGCCATGTCGCATGA
- a CDS encoding TonB-dependent siderophore receptor, protein MSPIKSPLRPAPFRSTAMYAALTLALPASVHAQPQDSPAATTQAGPTPMNFTIPAGPLSATLQAIARISGTAIQFQDKDVQGIGAPAISGQTTAQGAVQAAVSGSGLTMASASDGSIRVFVQQLDSVTVTAKRDEAETGFHASRSSTGTRGDSDLRDVPQSITVLTAKVLETQQSATVEDALRNVAGVVVQPATQGSSGFNIRGFGANAATLSNGLTDPNSVKTNVAGVERVEVLKGPQALLAGANAIGGTLNIVTKKPTTDSIRDASVSYGSHAERTGTLDLAGAINGSKEFSYRLITSATRASRSSAGYDGRSQHYGLGEVRWKTADTDFIFGVSADNSHTPIDRYTVAIRGFIEPPPSTLPGNKSNGVDADTRSVFYTLQHSFSNALEFNSRMQRVSTDLDLALWTPQFPVSVSNLLLSYSGTISRSNQTTTSGDHYLSYRFATGPVEQRLVAGVNHTDYSFDQTQYNGPRAVVRFDQPTQYPFPALVRSDGSRSYRSYSPQEQLGLYLQDTLKWEQWTLVAGLRHTRMDTGPGFTTVYTNPPTPDMTTPKRSFSKNTVNAGLIYNLDANISIYGSYAEGFMPLFSDLTICGTSSSSTPPTQSKSKELGIKSNVDDRFSWSAAVFQIDQFNLLQRNRALNCNTLIDGQRSRGVELEAAGNPMPGLNLIFNYSYNKRESLFDPNLLPGAGPRTQVSLWSTYDFQSERLRDLSVAFGISAWDDSVLGIRKGQPSAPGGARIDTGIAYTQPRWSLRLGVKNLANRTLYGFSNSTLFVPVYDKRTFTLTYQFKL, encoded by the coding sequence GTGTCTCCCATCAAGTCCCCGCTCCGTCCGGCTCCGTTTCGTTCCACCGCGATGTACGCCGCCCTCACCCTCGCCCTGCCAGCGAGCGTGCATGCCCAGCCGCAGGACAGCCCGGCCGCCACGACGCAGGCCGGCCCGACGCCCATGAACTTCACCATTCCGGCCGGCCCTCTCTCTGCCACCCTGCAAGCGATCGCACGGATCAGCGGGACCGCCATCCAGTTCCAGGACAAAGACGTACAGGGCATCGGCGCCCCCGCCATCTCCGGGCAGACGACCGCGCAGGGCGCGGTGCAAGCGGCCGTCTCGGGCAGCGGGTTGACCATGGCGTCGGCCTCCGATGGCTCGATCCGCGTGTTCGTGCAGCAACTCGATTCCGTCACCGTCACCGCCAAGCGCGACGAGGCCGAAACCGGGTTCCACGCCTCCAGATCCTCTACCGGTACGCGCGGCGACTCCGATCTGCGCGACGTGCCGCAGTCGATCACCGTGCTGACGGCCAAGGTGCTGGAGACCCAGCAGTCCGCCACCGTCGAAGACGCGTTGCGCAATGTCGCCGGCGTGGTGGTGCAACCCGCGACGCAGGGGTCCAGCGGTTTCAACATCCGCGGCTTCGGCGCGAACGCCGCCACGCTGTCCAATGGGCTGACCGATCCCAATTCGGTCAAGACCAACGTCGCCGGCGTGGAGCGCGTCGAGGTGCTCAAAGGACCGCAAGCCCTGCTCGCCGGTGCGAACGCCATCGGTGGCACGCTGAACATCGTGACCAAGAAGCCGACGACCGACTCCATCCGCGATGCATCTGTCAGCTACGGCAGCCATGCCGAACGCACCGGCACCCTCGACCTGGCCGGCGCCATCAACGGCAGCAAGGAATTCAGCTACCGCCTGATCACCTCGGCCACGCGCGCCAGTCGCAGCTCCGCAGGGTACGACGGACGTTCGCAGCACTACGGATTGGGCGAGGTGCGGTGGAAGACGGCGGATACGGATTTCATCTTCGGCGTGTCGGCCGACAATTCGCACACGCCAATCGACCGGTACACGGTGGCGATCCGCGGCTTCATCGAGCCGCCTCCCTCCACCCTGCCCGGCAACAAGAGCAATGGCGTCGATGCCGACACGCGCTCGGTGTTCTACACGTTGCAGCACTCCTTCTCGAACGCACTGGAATTCAACAGCCGCATGCAACGCGTCAGCACCGACCTGGATCTGGCGCTGTGGACACCCCAGTTTCCGGTCAGCGTTTCCAACCTGCTGCTGAGCTATAGCGGCACCATCAGCCGCTCGAACCAGACCACCACCAGCGGCGATCACTACCTGAGCTACCGGTTCGCGACCGGGCCGGTGGAGCAACGCCTGGTGGCCGGCGTCAACCATACCGATTACAGCTTCGACCAGACCCAGTACAACGGCCCGAGAGCGGTGGTCCGCTTCGACCAGCCGACCCAGTACCCCTTCCCTGCCCTGGTGCGTAGCGATGGCAGCCGCTCCTACCGCAGCTACTCGCCGCAGGAACAACTGGGCCTGTACCTCCAGGACACCCTGAAATGGGAGCAATGGACACTGGTGGCGGGCTTGCGCCACACCCGCATGGACACCGGACCCGGCTTCACCACCGTGTACACGAATCCCCCCACGCCCGACATGACGACACCCAAGCGATCGTTCAGCAAGAACACCGTCAATGCCGGACTGATCTACAACCTGGACGCGAACATCTCGATCTACGGCAGCTACGCCGAAGGCTTCATGCCGCTGTTCTCCGACCTGACCATCTGCGGCACGTCGTCGTCGTCCACCCCGCCCACCCAGTCCAAGAGCAAGGAGCTGGGCATCAAGAGCAACGTGGACGACCGTTTTTCCTGGTCGGCCGCCGTGTTCCAGATCGATCAGTTCAACCTGCTGCAGCGCAACCGCGCGCTCAACTGCAACACCCTGATCGACGGGCAGCGATCCAGGGGCGTGGAACTGGAGGCAGCGGGCAACCCCATGCCCGGGCTCAACCTCATCTTCAACTACTCCTACAACAAGCGCGAGAGCCTGTTCGATCCGAACCTGCTGCCCGGCGCAGGACCGCGCACCCAGGTCAGCCTGTGGAGTACCTACGATTTCCAGTCGGAGCGATTGCGCGACCTGAGCGTCGCCTTCGGCATCAGCGCATGGGACGACTCCGTCCTGGGCATCAGGAAAGGACAGCCTAGCGCACCCGGTGGCGCCCGCATCGATACCGGCATCGCCTACACCCAGCCGAGGTGGTCGCTGCGTCTGGGCGTGAAGAACCTCGCGAACCGAACGCTGTACGGCTTTTCCAACTCGACCCTGTTTGTTCCCGTCTACGACAAGCGTACGTTCACGCTCACCTATCAGTTCAAGCTCTGA
- the trxA gene encoding thioredoxin has protein sequence MSSHVTAITEASFAEHVLQSSGPVLVDFWAEWCAPCKQLLPILDDIAEDYASDARVCKINADENKATMQQFHVRGLPTMILFMDGQEKARLVGLVSKTRIAQLIDDCLEG, from the coding sequence ATGTCTTCCCACGTCACCGCCATCACCGAAGCGAGCTTTGCAGAACACGTCCTCCAATCCTCCGGCCCCGTCCTGGTGGACTTCTGGGCCGAATGGTGCGCTCCCTGCAAGCAGTTGCTGCCCATCCTGGACGACATCGCAGAGGACTACGCCAGCGATGCGCGCGTGTGCAAGATCAATGCGGACGAAAACAAGGCAACCATGCAGCAGTTCCACGTGCGCGGCCTGCCCACCATGATCCTGTTCATGGACGGCCAGGAAAAAGCCCGCCTGGTGGGCCTGGTCTCCAAGACCCGGATCGCCCAGCTCATCGACGACTGCTTGGAAGGCTGA
- a CDS encoding PLP-dependent aminotransferase family protein, protein MPAPRPAKNGSKQQLKAAPSAGRVSGPLIDRIFDDISKRIEQRSLEIGERLPSVRAMAASMAISNETVLRAYDKLVAAGYLQARRGSGFYVSPQARQLGKSAPAAGWAGPTAPVSWSHLLHSDQRHGGSALGTLPVEWIGTEALAQALQALAARPRRSLFEYSDIGGWLPLREALSARLRTIGISASAEQIVTTAGATDALDLVIWSFLYQGQYVVVEEPASFIHTQRLMASGLWVLRVRRLQDGPDLEQLADLCEKYQPKAFFCSSVLHNPTSTSMSPRKAHQLLKLAEQHAMWIVDDDTHGDLLPRSKLGAVTRLAALDHLERVIHIGSFSKTVAPGLRAGFLAAGSERMKKLLLMRSVGSIHSSLLTDQLVHHLLTEGGYEQHCERLQKKLAANGNALLAKIRARGWRAMEAEAGMYLWVAFGEGVDALAVADMLRADGMLLAHERAFSSHGVDQHVRLNIAHTDDAMLDRIAAAVAAVAGQQATRAKA, encoded by the coding sequence ATGCCAGCTCCCCGTCCAGCGAAGAACGGTTCCAAGCAACAGCTCAAGGCCGCGCCGTCGGCCGGCCGCGTCAGCGGGCCGCTGATCGACCGGATCTTCGACGACATCAGCAAGCGGATCGAACAGCGGTCGCTGGAGATTGGCGAGCGCCTGCCGTCGGTCAGGGCGATGGCCGCCAGCATGGCCATCAGCAATGAAACCGTGCTGCGTGCCTACGACAAGCTGGTGGCGGCCGGCTATCTGCAAGCCCGTCGTGGCTCGGGTTTCTATGTGTCGCCGCAGGCCCGCCAGTTGGGCAAATCGGCCCCGGCCGCAGGGTGGGCCGGGCCTACGGCGCCGGTTTCCTGGAGCCACCTGCTGCACTCGGACCAGCGGCATGGCGGCTCGGCGCTGGGCACGCTGCCCGTCGAATGGATCGGCACCGAGGCGCTGGCCCAGGCCCTGCAGGCGCTGGCCGCACGGCCGCGCAGGAGCCTGTTCGAATACTCCGACATCGGCGGCTGGCTGCCCCTGCGCGAGGCGCTGAGTGCCAGGCTGCGTACGATCGGCATCAGCGCGAGCGCCGAGCAGATCGTGACAACGGCAGGCGCCACCGATGCCCTGGACCTGGTGATCTGGTCCTTTCTCTATCAGGGGCAGTATGTGGTGGTGGAGGAGCCGGCATCGTTCATCCATACCCAGCGGCTCATGGCCAGCGGCCTTTGGGTGCTGCGTGTGCGCCGCCTGCAGGATGGTCCCGACCTGGAGCAGCTGGCGGACCTGTGCGAGAAGTATCAGCCGAAAGCGTTCTTCTGCAGCTCGGTGCTGCACAACCCGACCTCCACCAGCATGTCGCCACGCAAGGCCCATCAGCTGCTCAAGCTCGCCGAGCAGCATGCGATGTGGATCGTGGACGACGACACCCATGGCGACCTGCTTCCGCGCAGCAAGCTCGGCGCGGTCACGCGCCTGGCCGCGCTCGATCATCTGGAGCGGGTGATCCATATCGGCAGCTTTTCCAAGACCGTGGCCCCCGGGCTGCGCGCCGGGTTTCTGGCGGCGGGGAGCGAGCGCATGAAAAAGCTGCTGTTGATGCGCTCGGTCGGCTCCATCCATTCCTCTCTGCTCACGGACCAGCTCGTGCACCACCTGCTCACCGAGGGCGGCTACGAGCAGCACTGCGAAAGGCTGCAGAAAAAGCTGGCTGCCAACGGCAATGCGTTGCTTGCCAAGATCCGCGCCCGCGGCTGGCGGGCGATGGAGGCGGAGGCGGGCATGTACCTGTGGGTCGCGTTCGGCGAAGGCGTCGACGCGCTTGCAGTGGCGGACATGCTGCGTGCAGACGGCATGCTGCTGGCGCACGAAAGGGCGTTCTCGAGCCATGGCGTGGACCAGCACGTACGCCTCAACATCGCCCACACCGACGATGCGATGCTCGATCGGATCGCGGCGGCCGTCGCCGCGGTCGCTGGGCAGCAGGCGACGCGCGCGAAGGCGTGA